The following nucleotide sequence is from Anopheles stephensi strain Indian chromosome 3, UCI_ANSTEP_V1.0, whole genome shotgun sequence.
aagaaaaaaaaatcaataaaccgATTCTGAATGACTGCATGCGTAGCACATGCAGTCTCGCTCCCCACGGGCGTCCCACGGAACAGTCCCTTCACCCCAGCGGTCCAATGTCGCACTTTTGCTTTTCGTTTGCATTTCGCACCGGACTGGACATTGCAGCTTCTGCATCGCCAAACGCATACGCCTTGCATACGGCGTGCCGAAAAAAATGTGGGTCAGTAAATTTGATGCATTATGCAAAGGGTAAAGAATTTGTTGCAACAGCGAAAACAACCACCCCTGAAAGCAGAGAACAGAATgaagggaagaagaaggaaagcgTGAAAAGGAAACACACGGAAGATGAACAGTCACGCGTAAATGCTGCGCCCAACGGGGTGAGATGCACTTTTGGCAAATCGGGGAAGGATGCGATCGAGAGCGTGCTCGCGCGTGTGCACACTACTAACCCCCTTTTATTTCGGCGCGCTACTGATGGCACGGATTGATCATCAGCAAAAATTTTGGGGACAAACTTATCCGTCAATTGGGACCGTAAGCAGGTCAACAGGCTGATCAACGCCGGGGAGTGTTTGCAGCGATTAAGTGCACTACAGGAAAACGAGTCACAATTACTACATCGGCTCACGTTGAACGTCTAGTGCTGACTTAATTCATCCATCCAGGGACTCCAGGGACTGTGAAGAATGCTCAGGACTCATTTGTTAGTAAAATGCAGCAGCTCGTGGTAGTGACGTTGCCCGTACGCACACGCCCGGTTCTGTAGAAACGGGGGAGAAGATCCGATTGCACCGAAATGCACTTCTTCGTATGCGTGTATGCGCGCGTGTGGATATGAGGGAGGATGGATGCATAGGGACGGCGAGCCAATCGAATGTCTCGATTCTCGTATCCCGGCCGGCGGGTGTATAAAAGAAGCATCCTCCGGGAACGAAGGCAACAGTTGGTTCGCGTCGTGATCCTTTGGTGCATGTGCTGCATTTCGTATGCCCCCGTGTCCTTCGTACGCTGCATTCGGCCGAACTCCGATcggtgaaagtgaaagtgtTTACGTAAGTGGATGCTGACTGTTGCCGAAGAACGAAATGTGAGTGACTTCGTTTGCGTTATTCTTCTAAATAACTATTTGATAAGAAGAGTAATAGATTTAAAATAGCTTAAAGAGTCGATTTTATTTGTCCATTTGCTTTAAGAACCTCGTAAGAAAGGTTGTCGTGTGCGAAGGATCCTGCGACCGTTGTGCGGGTAATTCGCAACTCTCCGCGATAAATCGGTTGTGATTCTCAAAATCGAATACACGTGCCCGTCCTGGTATCAGATCCACCGAAGGCAGATAAGCTCCACGCGCAAGCATGCATATTATCGCACAATCATCTTCATTCATCGATTGAAACGTCACCGGCGCGAAAAGACAACGTTTGTTTATCGTGGCCTCGTGTGTTGGAACGTAAAATTGTGTTGATAAAGAATCTCCCGAAAAAGattctttttttataaaacaatcCATAAATCATCGCACACGCGCTTCCTTTATCTACGGAAGATGGAACGAGGGAGGGAGATGCGCGAGGGTTTTGTGAACATTCTGCGAAATTCTTAGCTGTTTTTGTAGGTTACAATGATTCGACAATTTTAGCGTTGGTGAGCAAtcaacgcacacaaaaaaaacggtttaATTTCAAGCAGAGTAGCTCAGGCTCGTTggcgatctttttttttgagaacttGAAAGATGAGAGCAATTGAtattgttctgttttttttaatgtttttggtTCTTTCCTAGAACTCATCTTAGATTCAATTgtcaattttttattaaactatgttCTTTTTGGTGTTTGAAGTATGTATTAGTTTTTTATACTCATCTATTAACTAGATTCATATCTAAACCCGTGTGTGAAGTCTATGGATTTGAATTGTTCCACTGACATTgcgagagaagaaaagccAGAAGTCTTTTTGCTTTCAAGTATCGTACTTCGCCTGTAAGCAGTAAACAGTTACAGGAAGTTTTTATCAGATCAAACTCTTAACTAGCAGCACAAGAAAtttgtgcaaaaataaaaaaaacaaaaaatatagaGCTTGTTGGGCAAACTTTGCACAGGGGGAAACTTTTTATAACGTtcttttaaaacttttttataaaaaaatcaattttgtatTCACAATGTTGTACAGTGGCAAAAGATTGTTATCAATTTTTTCCGGATTCtttgaaacataaataaaaaaaaaacggagacaCGGATATACAGTGACGGACgatagaataagaccacctATCTATATTAAAGCATAAAAATTGAATTACGATGATAATTTTTACGgaattgaaacacattttatttgtaattGAAAATCTTTTAATGACTTTCTTATCCATTAAAGCAAATCAAGCAATGAATTCTGAAGCTCTTTTTTGCCATTCTGATCAAAGTATGACCAAAACATGTATAAATATATTATAAATTGTTATAGTTCAGATGCTCTGCTGACACTGTTTAACAATAGATTGATCATAACATAAAATCTGATAttaaataagttttttttttggttttttcatGTTTGAAGCTTCCATTATTCATTAAAAAggtttgttgatttttgaacaaaaacaaaagtgatatagaaaatttatatttacttACTAACTAACTTACTCACTTAAATATCGATAACAGTAGCTAGCAACTGAAGAAAATCGGACAATAAAATCAGAGGCAAACCAGTCTTATTttattgtccgtcactgtgAGTGTGGTCAAAAAGTTTAAAATGTGAATATTTGTTACCATTTTCACCACACACGGATACTTTGTAAGCTGAGAACCAGTTACTAACAACTGTGTTGCGAACGTCAGTTTGAAGCATTCAATTAGAAGCTTTTTGATAATGAAAAGAAATCTATAAACAAACAGCTATTGAAGATAAGAAGAAACAGATAAATAGCTAAAGACCTCTTACTTTGAATTTGTCACCCAAGGCAAACATTTTGTAATAATTGCAGCCGTATTAagtaagatttttttaatcaacaTCCCAAACATATTAAATGTATTGTGACGAGCTTTAGCAGTAGATATCTCTTTTGTTTCTCTACTGTTTTGCTCACTGTTTGCGATGTGCACTTCGTGCTGTTCTATAGActtttactttgttttgttttcctaaaTTACTTTCTTGTTTACCAACCACTTCTTCGCGATTTTTAAACATCCCTCCCGGAAAGCCTGCGATTGAAAcatataaaattaattagaaaacataaagcataaatatagaaacacataaaacacacCTGAACAGGCACACAGGCAGACGCATCTGAAATCAGTCATCCAGTAGTAAAAAACGAAGACATATCTCTCCCCCATTcgataaaagcaaacaacagaaaaacagCACAGTAAAAGACAAATAATTCGGTGATAAGAAGACAAAGAAATGTTTCCAAGAATCAATTCCAACGTTCGATTATCAAACTTCGACGCCGCCCTATCCGTCGCAGCCTGGGGTTTGACATCTTTTGTGTTTCTAAAAATAGACTGGACACTGCCACCGCTCGCCACCTCACCCCCCTCCCGCCTTTCATCCCGTACCGATGATCCCGTGCGTGGGGTCCGGTCCGACCATCTTCAAACACGTTCCCAATTTGCAAAATGGCGCCGTCATCTTATCATGTACGCGCTTCCACCGCTTCCCTGGGCCGGGGGTCCTCCGGCGATCTGTCCAAAAAGTTGGCCCCACGCGCGGCCAGCTATTACGCATCGTGCAGGGTAAAGTTCGGGCGGTCGGGTGCCGACACGTGGCACCGACACGATCGCCGCATTTCGTCAGATCCGCCCGGATGTGGGTCACGGTAAGGAATCGCCAACCGATAAGCATAAATAGGGGTTTCCTCAGCAAGTGGCCAGATTACTCTGGTCTGCGCTGCGTCGCCGCACTGACAGCTATTGTGAATGAAGTGGTTGTTGTACTACGGTGCCGCGCGGTTGCAGTAGCTGAATCTCCCAGCTCTGAGATCGAAGGGAGCTGTGCTGCCCGTGAAAGGTGAGCCGAGCCGCGAAGGTTTTGCCGATGTTGAAGCGATGCGTTTTGCCACCGCTACTCGGCGCGGTAGGAGGCTTCATTCAGCAACGGGGCGGTGCGACCCGTTGCTAGGGCGCGTGGCTCAACCCGCTCATTACGCGTCGTGCTGTGCGAGTTGCTGGACGCGTCACTTATTCAGTAGTGCGAGCGGCCCGTGCAGTTGTTTCGTGGCTTTCCACGCGCACCGTGTAAGACACCGCCGGTGGGGGCATGCATTAAACGGATGGGAAAGGTTAGGGTGGATTATTGATGGATGGACATTCTTAGCGACTCTTATCTGTGAGGTGCCGGGGGGTGAAGGTGGAGGAGGGAGGGTGCGGTGTGGTGGTGCAAAACGGGAACCGATATTGTTTGACACACATGTGTTGATGTGTATTTTCGTTTTGTCGCAGATCTTAACGCGTGCGTTCGCGCTTACCGAACGGCGGAACCGACGGTGTTGGTGATAGACGGCGCtagacggtggtggtggtggcggtgttgGTGCTGAGGGTGACGGTGGCCTGCTGCTAATAAAATCATCGATCCCGCAAGCTGTCCAGTGCAGTGCCGTATCAACACTAGCGGACGGAACAACACACAGGGGAAGAAAGCTGTGATCTACGATCAACAAACttcagagtgtgtgtgcgtgtgtgtgtggtacagTGTAAAAGGATCATTAGTTGCGTGGTAATCGTATTATAAAGTGACCAACGTGTGCAGTGCCCAATGTCTCGTCAAACGCATCAAACGGTCGGGTCGGTGCTGTTGCTTGTGATGCACTGTGTGATTTCGTGCACGAGCAGTGGATACCTTGCTGAGGGGCCGATGGCGGAAGCGTTACAACCGGACAGTTCCTGCGATCGTGAGGATGCGCTTCGTGTTTGCATCGAAGACGGATGTTTGACTGGTGCGTACCGGCCGGGCATGAACGGTGAAGATTTTGAAGCGTTTTTGGGCATTCCCTTCGCAAAGCCGCCCGTCGGAGAGCTACGATTTGCGGTAAGTACCGAAACGTGAAACTCAAAGGCTATTAAAGGCGGGATTAGCATCCATCAACAGTTAGCATCTGAACGCTTGTCTGGAgtagttttaaaattaagttTAAAAGTACAAGTTTAAAGCCACAAAATCgagtaaaaataatttattagcTTTCGTTTTCTATATGTGCTTCGCACCTGATCCCAGGGCAGGTACATCGTGTCATTTTGCTATCGTTCCTAGTTTTACTTTCCTCTCCTGTCTTTACTATTCTGCCCTCTAGTTGATAGGTGGTTTGGGAACCCTTCAAAGTTTCCAAAAATCTTCGTGAAGTTTCGCCTTATTTTAGAGCTAATGTTTATGTCTTCGTTGACTTGAATAGTCAAATATTTGAATGATTAAATCCTCCGTTCGAGATAAAAGTACGGATGGAAGTCGTTACCTGGTCCTAACGTATAAAAGTCTGGCGTTGCCACTCAGCCACCGGATCTCCCGGACTTTTAATAAACTTCTTGGACCCGGTGGTAGAGACAGCAAAGGCACCTgtcttcatatggcaggaccgggattcaaatcccatctggaccgttctcacggagtgaggactgactatccaactacttggtatcaaatgagtctagtaagccagaaatggcagacatcacctcagagatcgttaggccaaagaacaacaagaagaaaatCTTGGTAAGAAGACGAATACATGATCTGCACATGTATGTGTCTTGCTATCTGTTTTTAATAACTTCTTTTCATTTCGTTAATCTGATTTTCTCATTTATTTAAGAAGCCATAGAGCTatcatttttattgatttctttttaaGGTAAAATATCTCAACTTCACTACTTACTACTTcaacaaaattatttttaaattagctAACGATACACCGTAACGCATTCAAACTTTATTTAGTGCTATTGTTTCTCATATGTATTGTTTCATCACCAGTACTTCATGCTACTCAAAAAAGTTGCTTTAAATGTAATATTTTCTCTAAGTAAAACTGCAATTAGGGAAAAGCTTTATGCTCATAGATTGTCATTCAAAATCGCTCAAAAATGAAAGTACAATCATAACAGCAAAATAACAGTGCGCCAATGCTAAATCAATCTTCTGCCTACCGTTTAACTACTGATGTGCAAGTGCGACCCTCATGCACCTGACGACATTTTAATAATTGCtttcgttgtttgtttttttggttaagTAAATCATACAATCGCATCAACTTGCATaaaaaaccgcacacacacacacacactagccaTTTGTTGCAGTTGCACCCGTAAGTCGTTTAATATCGATTAGATTGCATAACACGGGCCCTAATTTCCCACGCCCACGGCAGACGGGACGGGCTTGTGCATTGAATGCAAATTGCTACCTTGAGACAGTTGGTGTAGCGAATTTTCCAGCATTAAAGTGTAATTTAATCGTAGGAAAAACATTAACCCGTAGCGAGTGCGTAAGGGTGGCGCAGTCTGTatgcatctctctctctctctctctcctgctTCTATGAGCTCTTCGAGACGACCAGCAATTGGTTTCTTACGGTAGGGAATCTCTGTTTGAGATACAAAACACCACTTTATTGATACAGTTGATGATGTgctgaacctttttttttcttttttgttggaaaaatgtACTCACTCACGAACGATCTGTTTGCAAATCTCATTCGCCAGGATCCCGTCCGCAACGAACCATACGCCGGCCAGCTGTACAACGCCTCGTTCGAACGTTCGATGTGTCTGCAGCGGAACGATCTGCTGCCGGATCCACCCGTCACCGGCAGCGAAGACTGTCTCTACCTGAACGTGTACCGTCCAAAGGTGAGTCACAACGGTCCATGCGGTGCGGAAGGCTCGTGGCCACGCGCCACCATTTAACACGCGGTCACGCGGTACTGACGTCGCGTGGGAACCCGATCACACTTCCGCACTACGCATCTACCTGACCATGTCACAGCTCGTTTACCACAACGGTCCAAcggcgtacacacacacacaagcgctaGGGTAAACAGGGTTTGGAGGCATTTCGAGCGGGACAGAATACTACAGAACCGGACCCGAATGGTGTCCACGGCTGTTGCTTGCCGCGTACGTGTAAGAAGAGGAGCGTGCGCGCGTGGCATATTATCACGAGCGGCGGGCACATTCACCTGATGTCCGTCGTGTCTGTGCGGTTCTCCCTACTTACCAATTCCGGTTTTTTGATCGTTTTCTGCTGATGAGGCGTCTCGCCAAACCCTGCCAGAGCAGAAGCTCCAGCCGCGAGCACCACTTCCCCGCGGGCGAGGACTTGCATTTAATGGtggctttatttttataccTCGCTCACCCCACTCGGTGCTTTATGATGTTGGTGGCGCGCGAGCCGGTATTTATTGATCAATGGCTCAACGACTTGTTTTGCAATTAGCAACACGTGGCCGCACGCGCACGCACGCTGCCTGGTgtgaatgaaagtgaaaacgaGCTGCTCATTAACGCTGCACTGACGTAGTATGGGCATAGGGATGGTGATCGAGAATGATCTTGCCGGCGGTCTCACACAGCTGTACTAATCCTCCACGCACGCTACTCTCCCGCAGGGATGCACTGACGCGACCAGCTCCAACTTACCTGTCATAGTGTACATCCATGGGGGAGGCTTCTTCTCGGGCACCGGTAGCCCGCTAGTGGTTGGCCCGGAGTACATCATGGATACGAAGCGTGCGATACTGGTCGCGATCCAGTACCGGCTCGGTGTGCTAGGATTCCTTTCGACCGGCGATTCGTACGCATCGGGCAATGCTGGACTTAAGGATCAAACGCTTGCGCTGCAGTGGGTCAAACAGAACATAGCCAAGTTTGGTGGAAACGATCAGCTAATTACGATCGTTGGACAGAGCGCGGGTGCCACGTCCGTCCACATGCATCTGATCAGTCCGCTGAGCCGCGGTCTGTTCCATCGAGCGATTATGATGAGCGGTAACTCGCTTGTTCCGTGGAACATTCCCACCAAGGATCCGCTCGCGCTGGCCCGGGACACGGGCGTTGTGGTGGACATAATGGGAGCGGAGAATCTGTCTAGCAAGAGCTTGATTGCGGCACTGCGTGAAGTTCCCGGCGAGAAGCTCGTCGGCAGTACGTACAAACTGAAGGTAAAGGTTTCATAGGACCTCCAGGAAGTTCATGAGCTAACATACTATTCTCTACCAAACACACAGCTCTGGTCAGTCGATCCTCTGACACTCTTCCGCCCGGTGGTAGAATCGAAGAACTCGCCGAACGCATTCATCACCGAAGAACCGAAGGCAAGCTGGCTCAGTGGAAACTATCAGCAGATCCCGTACATGGCCGGGTACGTCCCGAACGAAGGTGCCGTCCGTGCGCTATCTATCTTCAAGAATGCGCAGCTGTTTGACGAGCTCAAGAGCAACTTTAGCACCATTCTACCGATCCTGCTCGAGCGACCACCCTCGAAGACGCTGATCGAGGAGATACGGTCACGCTTCCTGAACGACACGACCGATGACGAACCGATCCGACCCGATAATCTGCAAGCGTTTGTTGATGTAAGTACGGTAGATGGTAGATGGATAGACGTTAGTATACTCATAAAGCGACCCTCTTCCACAGCTATACAGCGAGGCTGCGTTCATCTATCCCGTGCAGTTGGGTGTGAAAGAGTACATCACCGTGGCAAATACCGACATGGCACCGGCCAGCATCTACAAGCTATCGTACAAAGGACGATACTCGTACTCGGTCGTGTACGCTGGTGGTGACACGGGCGATTACGGCGTGGTACACTGTGACGATCTGAACTACCTGTTCCGTCAGCCGGCCATCTTTCCCGACTTTCCGCCCGGATCGCCCGAAACAAAGATGGTGGATACGTTCGTTAACTTCTTCATCGATTTCGCGATCACTGGGTAAGTGATCgtgtgttgtgctgctgttccataaaaaaaagccTCACTCAACTCGTCTTTCTATCCCTCAATAGCCGTGCAAAGCAGCTCGCACCGTACCGAGAATGCAAGAACGAGAACCAAGTCTACCAATCGCTCGACTGTGATGTGCAGGAGTTTGTCCGCGTCGGGGACGAGGTGCAGGTGAACGTGATCAGCGCCCGGAATGAGGAAATGTTTGCCTTCTGGAAAAATTTCTACTGAATCCTGTGCACAGAACCAGGTCCGGGGGATGGGCAGCTTCTATTGTGATACTTAACAACCGATTCCAAAATGTCCGACTGGCAACAGATGACGGGCGTGCCGGAGTACACAGTGCAAATGTAAGATAAAGATGGtctagattttgttttttggataGCTtcttggtgatttttttttcgttcgttttttttttttgttaaggaTTGTGCACCACCAAATCCCAATGTCTTTGTTATGCTAGTTTAGTTTAGTGCTTTGTTGCTTACACAAAGTGTAAGTTGTGCCGGAAAGAGATGCAATTGTtagaaaatagaataaaaggGGAAAATGTATTATAGATCACATGGAGGGCGTTCTGGTGTTTCATTGCAAACTTATCAATCACCGCAGAAGGTATCTGAGATTATTAATGATGACTCTCGCGCGAAGACCGCGCCACCGATTCCCACCGATCTCGCGACCGTTAATCGGCGAAACCAGTTTCCGGTCCGCGAATAACCCACAGCCCAGGGTTACGATCCGAACAACAAATCGTGCCCCATATTTATTTACGCTCTGGTCGCCACCACCTTCTCACTGTTGGCTCTGATACTACTAAGAACGCATGGCCCAGAAGAGCAGGCTCCTCTCGGTCGGCGATCTTCTACATCTCGCCAAAGTCGTAACACTTTTGAATTCTCTGGCAAGAGCAAGAGAAAGTTTGCAGAAATCGCCATCCGGGGGTTGCGATGGTATAAAAGAACGCGTACCACGAACGGGGTCAGTTTAAATCAAACCGTAATGTCAGCTCGTGTGGTAGTGCTTCTGACGGTTGTGTTGCCGGTGGCGATCGCTTCATCCCGGGCCGGTAATCCTTCGGTGCAAAATGTTCCACGAGTGTGCATCCGGGACGGGTGTATGCGGGGCTCTTGGATGAGAAGCCTGCACGGCGAACGGTACGAAGCGTTTATGGGAGTTCCGTTCGCAAAACCTCCACTTGGAGCACTCCGCTTCGCAAACCCCGTACCGAACGAACCATGGACGGAGCAAGAGTTGGATGCGTCGGGCCGAATTCCACGAGCGCCCTGTGTGCAGCTTAATCTCTTTCTACCGGAGCGTGGAGTCGAGGGCAAGGAGGATTGTTTGTATCTCAACGTGTACAGACCGTATAAGGGTAGCAAAGCGGGAGCAGAGAACGCTACCGAACCACTGCCAACACTGGTGTACATTCATGGAGGTGGATTCTTGGCCGGGTACAACTCACCACTCGTGGCCGGAGCTGAAAAGCTGATGGACCATAAGGTAATACTGGTGACGGTCGCTTACCGGTTGGGAGCTTTCGGGTTTCTTTCGACCGGCGATGCAGCGGCCAGCGGAAACTTTGGCCTAAAAGATCAACGGTTAGCGCTGCGCTGGGTGCAGCAAAACATCGAAGCGTTTGGGGGCGATGCTCGGCTGGTGACGGTCATGGGACACAGTGCCGGTGGTGCTTCGGTACATCTTCAGATGATGCATCGGGGAAATGAAGGCCTA
It contains:
- the LOC118511476 gene encoding esterase E4-like → MSRQTHQTVGSVLLLVMHCVISCTSSGYLAEGPMAEALQPDSSCDREDALRVCIEDGCLTGAYRPGMNGEDFEAFLGIPFAKPPVGELRFADPVRNEPYAGQLYNASFERSMCLQRNDLLPDPPVTGSEDCLYLNVYRPKGCTDATSSNLPVIVYIHGGGFFSGTGSPLVVGPEYIMDTKRAILVAIQYRLGVLGFLSTGDSYASGNAGLKDQTLALQWVKQNIAKFGGNDQLITIVGQSAGATSVHMHLISPLSRGLFHRAIMMSGNSLVPWNIPTKDPLALARDTGVVVDIMGAENLSSKSLIAALREVPGEKLVGSTYKLKLWSVDPLTLFRPVVESKNSPNAFITEEPKASWLSGNYQQIPYMAGYVPNEGAVRALSIFKNAQLFDELKSNFSTILPILLERPPSKTLIEEIRSRFLNDTTDDEPIRPDNLQAFVDLYSEAAFIYPVQLGVKEYITVANTDMAPASIYKLSYKGRYSYSVVYAGGDTGDYGVVHCDDLNYLFRQPAIFPDFPPGSPETKMVDTFVNFFIDFAITGRAKQLAPYRECKNENQVYQSLDCDVQEFVRVGDEVQVNVISARNEEMFAFWKNFY